Proteins co-encoded in one Syntrophorhabdus sp. genomic window:
- a CDS encoding PAS domain S-box protein — translation MDYTSTPGGGPYEEISTLEHGTEEPERSESGRIAGEAPALFTAFLENALDGVYMSDAKGILLYVNPRCEDITGFGKAELVGRSFAELRILPEEGPNNAIELAQEHVEGRSAGSTRVQLINKAGRSVPVRMATNIIKGADVHVVLGFLHDMDGHERADEALPESEQRFKDMSERSLVGMYILQDGVFKYANGMLARILGYEPDEMSGKPVRDVILPEDWPTVEQGMRKRISGELESLHYEFRVVTKDGEMRNVEVYSSRTVYGGRPAIIGTFLNITERKRAEEEKRHNERLTAALEMAGAICHELNQPLQVIGGRVDLLQMDSTDDRVQESLEVIRQQVDRMGTITRELMGLKKYSNRDYLGNLRITDIHQTPE, via the coding sequence ATGGACTATACATCAACACCCGGTGGGGGACCGTACGAAGAGATATCCACGCTGGAACATGGGACAGAAGAACCGGAACGTTCGGAATCGGGACGGATAGCGGGCGAGGCGCCGGCCCTGTTTACGGCCTTCCTGGAAAATGCCCTCGATGGCGTCTACATGAGTGACGCGAAGGGTATCCTCCTTTACGTCAATCCGAGATGCGAGGACATCACCGGCTTCGGGAAAGCTGAGTTGGTAGGCAGGAGCTTCGCGGAACTGAGGATACTTCCCGAAGAGGGCCCGAACAACGCGATCGAACTGGCGCAGGAACACGTCGAAGGCAGGTCCGCCGGATCGACACGTGTTCAGCTCATCAACAAGGCGGGCCGCTCCGTGCCCGTTCGGATGGCCACAAATATCATCAAAGGTGCCGACGTCCATGTCGTCCTCGGGTTCCTCCACGACATGGACGGACACGAGAGGGCGGATGAGGCCCTCCCCGAATCGGAACAAAGGTTCAAAGACATGTCCGAGAGGTCCCTTGTGGGCATGTACATCCTTCAGGACGGGGTGTTCAAGTATGCCAACGGGATGCTTGCCCGCATACTCGGATATGAGCCCGATGAGATGAGCGGGAAACCTGTAAGAGACGTCATACTCCCCGAAGACTGGCCCACGGTGGAACAGGGCATGCGCAAAAGGATATCGGGGGAACTGGAATCTCTCCACTATGAGTTCCGTGTGGTCACAAAGGATGGAGAAATGAGGAACGTCGAGGTCTACAGCTCCCGGACCGTGTATGGCGGACGGCCCGCGATAATAGGGACCTTTCTCAACATCACCGAACGTAAACGGGCAGAGGAGGAAAAGAGGCACAACGAACGGCTCACCGCAGCCCTCGAAATGGCCGGAGCCATCTGTCATGAACTCAATCAGCCTCTCCAGGTGATTGGCGGCCGCGTTGACCTGTTGCAGATGGACAGCACCGATGACCGCGTGCAGGAGTCCCTGGAGGTAATAAGGCAACAGGTTGACAGAATGGGAACGATAACCAGGGAGTTGATGGGATTGAAGAAGTACTCGAACCGCGATTACCTGGGAAACCTCAGGATCACGGATATACACCAGACGCCCGAATGA
- a CDS encoding pyridoxamine 5'-phosphate oxidase family protein: MRAAKKEIKDPAVITDLFTQSHVGRLGTIGADGSPMIKPLNFVYLDGDIYFHSAREGEKMDDMKRDARVCFEIDLPLGYVRSDKSPCRAGYRYRSVIVKGRALTVEDRETRLRVLAALMEKYQPEGGYGPIPEDKLALTAVVRIIIHRVSGKEDPG, encoded by the coding sequence ATGCGTGCAGCAAAGAAAGAGATAAAGGACCCCGCCGTTATCACCGATCTTTTCACTCAGTCCCACGTGGGTAGGCTTGGCACCATCGGAGCCGACGGGTCTCCCATGATCAAACCCCTGAACTTCGTCTATCTCGACGGCGATATATATTTCCACTCCGCCCGCGAGGGAGAAAAGATGGACGACATGAAGAGGGATGCACGGGTCTGTTTCGAGATCGACCTCCCCCTCGGATATGTCAGGAGCGACAAAAGCCCCTGCCGGGCAGGCTATCGGTACCGAAGCGTCATCGTCAAGGGAAGGGCCCTCACCGTCGAGGACCGTGAGACGAGACTCCGTGTCCTTGCGGCCCTCATGGAGAAGTATCAGCCCGAAGGGGGTTACGGACCCATCCCCGAAGACAAGCTTGCGCTCACCGCCGTCGTCAGGATAATCATCCACCGCGTATCGGGGAAGGAGGACCCCGGCTGA
- a CDS encoding flavocytochrome c, which yields MRKEEKKDEKVSGISRRNFIAGTGVAVAGALATGALLPGKVEAVPPPKKWDRTTDVLIIGTGYAGLAAAIEAHDAGSKVAIIEKAAVIGGNSAIASGIYNCSEPDVQAKYGIKDSPEQHYQQTLAAGDFRGDPEKVKYMTYHALEGRKWLEKQGVKFDEKPYTAVGALWARSFDPVNKGRGGAIIRTLKAQVDSRKIPVMMNVKLKALVRRKALEGDIMGAVVTEKGKDVYFKARKAVILATGGFAADVAMRSKHDPRLTAEVPTTNVPTATGEAIVIAENEGADVHGMDYIQMLIACNYYTKKYGSLTNLGVDHALFVNLDGKRFVAEDQRRDVMAEAVLKQKNKVLLWVADEQCAKRFNPKMTEEIIKDGLAFRANTLEELAKVLNAKLQVPEKAFLESVAKYNESVKKGKDEEFGKKPQNLKPVSVGPFYASPTQAGVHHTMGGVQTKGTTCQVIDRENKIIARLYAAGEVTGGVHGSNRVGGNATVDCIVFGRNAGITAAKEKSWG from the coding sequence ATGCGCAAAGAAGAGAAGAAAGATGAGAAAGTGTCGGGTATCAGCAGGCGCAACTTTATCGCGGGAACGGGCGTGGCCGTGGCGGGAGCCCTGGCGACGGGAGCGCTGTTGCCGGGCAAGGTGGAGGCTGTGCCGCCGCCGAAGAAATGGGACAGGACAACGGACGTCCTTATTATCGGAACGGGTTACGCCGGCCTTGCCGCGGCCATCGAGGCCCATGACGCAGGGAGCAAGGTCGCCATCATCGAGAAGGCGGCCGTGATCGGAGGCAATTCGGCGATCGCGAGCGGGATCTACAACTGTTCCGAGCCCGACGTGCAGGCAAAGTACGGGATAAAGGACTCCCCGGAGCAGCATTATCAGCAGACTCTTGCCGCCGGCGACTTCAGAGGTGACCCGGAGAAGGTGAAGTACATGACGTATCACGCCCTGGAAGGACGCAAGTGGCTTGAGAAACAGGGGGTCAAGTTCGACGAGAAACCCTACACGGCCGTCGGTGCCCTCTGGGCGAGGAGCTTCGACCCCGTCAACAAGGGAAGGGGTGGCGCCATCATACGGACCCTGAAGGCCCAGGTCGATTCCAGGAAGATCCCCGTCATGATGAACGTGAAGCTCAAGGCCCTCGTCCGGCGGAAGGCCCTTGAGGGTGATATCATGGGGGCGGTGGTGACGGAGAAAGGAAAAGACGTCTACTTCAAGGCCCGGAAGGCTGTCATCCTCGCGACGGGCGGATTTGCCGCCGACGTGGCGATGCGCTCCAAGCATGACCCTCGCCTGACTGCCGAGGTCCCGACGACGAACGTGCCGACGGCGACGGGAGAGGCCATCGTCATCGCCGAGAATGAAGGCGCCGATGTCCACGGGATGGATTATATCCAGATGCTCATTGCCTGCAACTATTACACGAAGAAATACGGGTCGTTGACGAACCTTGGCGTCGACCACGCCCTGTTCGTGAACCTCGACGGAAAAAGGTTTGTCGCCGAGGACCAGCGCCGCGACGTCATGGCCGAGGCCGTCCTCAAGCAGAAGAACAAGGTGCTCCTCTGGGTTGCCGATGAACAGTGCGCGAAGAGGTTCAACCCCAAGATGACGGAGGAGATCATCAAGGATGGTCTCGCCTTCCGCGCGAACACGCTCGAAGAGCTTGCGAAGGTCCTGAACGCCAAGCTCCAGGTGCCGGAGAAGGCCTTCCTCGAATCCGTCGCGAAGTATAACGAGAGCGTTAAGAAAGGCAAAGACGAAGAGTTCGGCAAGAAGCCGCAGAACCTCAAACCCGTCAGTGTCGGCCCCTTCTACGCGAGCCCGACGCAGGCCGGCGTGCATCACACGATGGGAGGCGTACAGACAAAAGGGACCACGTGCCAGGTGATAGACAGGGAGAACAAGATCATCGCGCGGCTCTACGCGGCGGGCGAGGTCACAGGCGGTGTCCATGGCTCGAACAGGGTCGGCGGGAACGCGACGGTCGACTGCATCGTCTTCGGAAGGAACGCCGGCATCACCGCGGCGAAGGAAAAGTCCTGGGGC